In a single window of the Harpia harpyja isolate bHarHar1 chromosome 3, bHarHar1 primary haplotype, whole genome shotgun sequence genome:
- the NRDE2 gene encoding nuclear exosome regulator NRDE2 isoform X2 — protein MALFPAFASATEPGEPPTGSSEGSRKELDWLSNPSFSTEDALLLHQRATEVANLIPEKSPLIRTTSKSELSGESDTDESLKQSSKKRKKKKKKHHNYKKTKKKTKGDSSSSESDRDTKHIKDKAEGSGRNHEKEGAANLDKKTSNLTSNRFVWLDDIQAFTAETFRIDKKPDPANWAYKSLYRGDIARYKRRGESCLGIDAKKQCITWGSSASKRKQLQRRPERYFTKNNVKMLNTDGIPVCNKSSPSDPTAFIPVFQMETDDPSDTTDMNPLGIYDPSTTVWLQGKGCKSTDHEPVNMQQTIQEPGININSILMTKVEEHNKKVRENPRDINAWMEFVSFQDELMRGPSPYASKGEQEVRRKSLKLILEKKLAILERAIESNPSNVDLKLARLKLCTEFWEPPALIKEWQKLIFLHPNNPELWKKYLLFCQSQFTTFSVSKINSLYGKCLTTLAAVQDGSMVSHPLLPGTEEAMLAIFIQQCHFLRQAGHSEKAVSLFQALIDFTFFKPDSVKDLPTRGQVEFFEPFWDSGEPRIGEKGARGWKAWMHQQEKGGWIALKPDDDDDDEEIDEDQEIKDKSLPKWHIWLDFEYSREARHWLPWRPDKTKKETEEDCEDPERQVLFDDLGPSLIQLSNPDLQHQLLYSFLQFLGVPCTSKLFPSNLYIAMDENNIFESVLSDEKPLTSVSFPLSGFNSIGHMDTMLRGRHHVGHYKEGEEFIQNVFHVLFLLFSGKEKSNLSICWLQYEISKVVQCLEAKNKKKVKAQGRKSKKLAKNLLKEPDNRNHLSLWKLYAYLEWLLGNIDDARKVFDTALCTAGTGGCKSPQLCSLSLLYAQLEAELLESTEGAIISRAVHILTKLAESGPYVPYSGQVLSVNVLKARKTYEHALQDYLSKTPVSDQDQVSDANQLVNLVGCYALFQYLTVGIDAAVLIYAQTSEKLEAPGPQKCENTGENFGIQNFPTALEAITLLHTNLLRFHMKISVYPLNPLREALTEALKRYPSNQSLWRSYIHIQRKSHSASKARRFFDGVTRSTNSLEPWLFAIQAEQLRKKLTENVQRADVGEIHSTIPETGLTNRIVALFEHAVQSENGTHCPLLWRMYLNFLASLGKKEKSKGLFYKALQNCPWAKVLYMDAVEYFPDDLQETLDLMTEKELRVRVPVEELDLLLEV, from the exons AATTGGACTGGCTTAGTAACCCAAGCTTCTCTACAGAAGATGCACTATTACTGCATCAGCGTGCTACAGAAGTTGCAAATCTCATCCCTGAAAAATCACCACTAATAAG GACAACCTCAAAATCAGAGTTGTCAGGGGAAAGTGATACAGATGAGAGTCTGAAACAGTcaagtaagaaaaggaaaaagaaaaagaagaagcatCACAACTataagaagacaaaaaagaaaacaaaaggcgACTCCAGTAGCAGCGAATCGGACCGGGACACTAAGCATATCAAGGACAAAGCTGAAGGAAGTGGCAGAAATCATgaaaaggaaggagcagcaaa tcTAGATAAGAAAACATCAAATCTTACCAGCAATCGCTTTGTTTGGCTTGATGATATCCAGGCTTTCACGGCAGAAACCTTCAGAATAGACAAGAAACCAGACCCTGCAAACTGGGCCTACAAATCCCTGTATCGAGGGGACATAGCAAG ATATAAGAGGAGAGGAGAGTCCTGTCTTGGCATAGATGCAAAGAAACAGTGTATAACTTGGGGCAGCTCTGCATCAAAAAGGAAGCAATTACAGAGGCGACCTGAGCGCTATTTCACAAAGAACAATGTGAAGATGCTGAACACAGATGGGATTCCTGTTTGCAATAAAAGTTCTCCATCTGACCCAACTGCTTTTATACCAGTTTTCCAAATGGAAACTGATGATCCTTCTGACACAACAGACATGAATCCTCTTGGGATTTATGATCCATCAACTACAGTGTGGCTACAAGGAAAAGGGTGCAAGAGTACAGACCATGAGCCTGTAAATATGCAGCAAACAATTCAAGAGCCTGGGATAAACATTAACTCCATTCTAATGACAAAAGTGGAAGAACATAACAAGAAAGTCAGAGAAAACCCAAGAGATATTAATGCTTGGAtggaatttgtttcttttcag gatGAATTAATGAGAGGACCTAGCCCTTATGCCAGTAAAGGAGAGCAGGAAGTAAGAAGAAAATCACTGAAGTTAATCTTAGAAAAGAAACTGGCTATTTTAGAGAGGGCAATTGAAAGCAATCCAAGTAATGTTGATCTGAAACTTGCCAGGCTGAAGCTTTGCACAGAATTCTGGGAACCACCAGCTTTAATCAAAGAATGGCAGAAGCTAATTTTCTTACATCCCAATAATCCAGAGCTGTGGAAGAAATATCTCCTGTTCTGTCAAAGTCAGTTCACtaccttttctgtttcaaaaatcaATAGTCTCTATGGAAAATGTTTGACTACATTGGCAGCTGTACAGGATGGCAGCATGGTTTCACATCCTCTACTGCCTGGCACAGAAGAAGCTATGCTAG CTATATTTATTCAGCAGTGCCACTTTCTGAGACAGGCTGGCCATTCTGAGAAAGCAGTGTCTTTGTTTCAGGCTCTGATTGACTTCACCTTCTTTAAACCTGACAGCGTAAAAGATCTGCCAACAAGGGGACAG GTGGAATTCTTTGAACCCTTTTGGGATAGCGGTGAACCACGAATTGGAGAAAAAGGAGCAAGAGGCTGGAAGGCATGGATGCATCAACAAGAAAAGGGTGGCTGGATTGCTCTTAAGCCTG atgatgatgatgatgatgaagagatAGATGAGGATCAAGAAATAAAGGATAAAAGTCTCCCCAAGTGGCATATTTGGTTGGATTTTGAATATTCTCGTGAAGCAAGGCATTGGTTACCTTGGAGGccagacaaaaccaaaaaggaaactgaagaagACTGTGAGGATCCAGAAAGACAG GTATTATTTGATGATCTTGGACCATCTTTAATCCAGCTTTCTAATCCAGATCTTCAACATCAACTACTGTACTCATTTTTGCAATTCCTGGGAGTTCCATGTACAAGTAAACTCTTTCCTTCCAACCTCTATATTGCCATGGATGAAAATAACATCTTTGAGAGTGTGCTTTCTGATGAAAAGCCACTGACTTCTGTTAGTTTTCCACTTTCTGGATTCAACAGTATTGGTCATATGGACACGATGCTACGAGGGAGACATCACGTAGGCCACTATAAAGAAGGAGAGGAGTTCATACAGAATGTTTTTCATGTTCTATTCCTGctattttcaggaaaggaaaaatctaaCCTGTCCATTTGTTGGTTACAGTATGAAATATCTAAG GTAGTTCAGTGTCTCGAAGCAAAAAATAAGAAGAAGGTGAAAGCACAAGGGAGGAAGAGTAAAAAGTTGGCCAAGAATCTCCTTAAAGAACCTGACAACCGAAACCACCTATCTCTCTGGAAACTGTATGCCTACCTAGAATGGCTGCTTGGCAACATTGATGATGCCAGGAAGGTATTTGACACAGCTCTTTGCACAGCAGGGACAGGAGGATGCAAGagtccccagctctgcagcctcagTCTGCTTTATGCTCAGCTGGAAGCAGAACTACTGGAAAGTACAGAAGGAGCCATTATATCACGTGCTGTTCATATATTGACCAAATTGGCTGAAAGTGGACCATATGTGCCCTATAGTGGACAAGTGTTATCTGTGAATGTCTTGAAAGCTCGTAAAACATATGAGCATGCGCTGCAAGATTATTTAAGTAAAACACCAGTTTCTGATCAGGATCAGGTCAGTGATGCTAATCAGCTGGTTAACTTGGTTGGTTGTTATGCactgttccagtatttgactgTTGGGATTGATGCTGCAGTATTAATATATGCACAGACTTCAGAAAAACTTGAAGCTCCTGGTccacagaaatgtgaaaatactGGAGAGAATTTTGGCATTCAAAATTTTCCCACTGCTCTTGAAGCTATCACACTGCTGCATACGAATTTACTCAGATTCCACATGAAAATTAGTGTTTATCCTTTGAATCCCCTGCGAGAGGCACTAACGGAGGCTCTGAAACGGTATCCTAGCAACCAATCTCTTTGGAGGTCATACATCCACATCCAAAGGAAGTCTCACAGTGCTAGCAAAGCACGAAGGTTTTTTGATGGTGTCACAAGGTCTACTAACTCTTTAGAGCCATGGCTGTTTGCAATCCAAGCagagcagctgagaaaaaaactcACTGAGAATGTCCAGAG ggCAGATGTTGGTGAAATACATTCTACTATTCCTGAAACTGGGTTAACAAATCGGATTGTAGCTCTATTCGAACATGCAGTTCAGAGTGAAAATGGTACCCATTGTCCACTGCTGTGGAGAATGTATTTAAACTTTCTG GCttcactaggaaaaaaagaaaaaagtaaaggatTGTTTTATAAAGCCCTTCAAAACTGTCCTTGGGCAAAg GTGCTCTATATGGATGCAGTAGAGTACTTCCCTGATGATCTGCAAGAGACACTTGATCTAATGACTGAAAAAGAACTGAGAGTGCGGGTACCTGTGGAAGAGCTGGATCTGTTATTAGAGGTTTAA
- the NRDE2 gene encoding nuclear exosome regulator NRDE2 isoform X4 has protein sequence MAWRTMSSCYLRIRELDWLSNPSFSTEDALLLHQRATEVANLIPEKSPLIRTTSKSELSGESDTDESLKQSSKKRKKKKKKHHNYKKTKKKTKGDSSSSESDRDTKHIKDKAEGSGRNHEKEGAANLDKKTSNLTSNRFVWLDDIQAFTAETFRIDKKPDPANWAYKSLYRGDIARYKRRGESCLGIDAKKQCITWGSSASKRKQLQRRPERYFTKNNVKMLNTDGIPVCNKSSPSDPTAFIPVFQMETDDPSDTTDMNPLGIYDPSTTVWLQGKGCKSTDHEPVNMQQTIQEPGININSILMTKVEEHNKKVRENPRDINAWMEFVSFQDELMRGPSPYASKGEQEVRRKSLKLILEKKLAILERAIESNPSNVDLKLARLKLCTEFWEPPALIKEWQKLIFLHPNNPELWKKYLLFCQSQFTTFSVSKINSLYGKCLTTLAAVQDGSMVSHPLLPGTEEAMLAIFIQQCHFLRQAGHSEKAVSLFQALIDFTFFKPDSVKDLPTRGQVEFFEPFWDSGEPRIGEKGARGWKAWMHQQEKGGWIALKPDDDDDDEEIDEDQEIKDKSLPKWHIWLDFEYSREARHWLPWRPDKTKKETEEDCEDPERQVLFDDLGPSLIQLSNPDLQHQLLYSFLQFLGVPCTSKLFPSNLYIAMDENNIFESVLSDEKPLTSVSFPLSGFNSIGHMDTMLRGRHHVGHYKEGEEFIQNVFHVLFLLFSGKEKSNLSICWLQYEISKVVQCLEAKNKKKVKAQGRKSKKLAKNLLKEPDNRNHLSLWKLYAYLEWLLGNIDDARKVFDTALCTAGTGGCKSPQLCSLSLLYAQLEAELLESTEGAIISRAVHILTKLAESGPYVPYSGQVLSVNVLKARKTYEHALQDYLSKTPVSDQDQVSDANQLVNLVGCYALFQYLTVGIDAAVLIYAQTSEKLEAPGPQKCENTGENFGIQNFPTALEAITLLHTNLLRFHMKISVYPLNPLREALTEALKRYPSNQSLWRSYIHIQRKSHSASKARRFFDGVTRSTNSLEPWLFAIQAEQLRKKLTENVQRADVGEIHSTIPETGLTNRIVALFEHAVQSENGTHCPLLWRMYLNFLASLGKKEKSKGLFYKALQNCPWAKVLYMDAVEYFPDDLQETLDLMTEKELRVRVPVEELDLLLEV, from the exons ATGGCTTGGCGGACAATGAGTTCATGCTATTTAAGGATTAGAG AATTGGACTGGCTTAGTAACCCAAGCTTCTCTACAGAAGATGCACTATTACTGCATCAGCGTGCTACAGAAGTTGCAAATCTCATCCCTGAAAAATCACCACTAATAAG GACAACCTCAAAATCAGAGTTGTCAGGGGAAAGTGATACAGATGAGAGTCTGAAACAGTcaagtaagaaaaggaaaaagaaaaagaagaagcatCACAACTataagaagacaaaaaagaaaacaaaaggcgACTCCAGTAGCAGCGAATCGGACCGGGACACTAAGCATATCAAGGACAAAGCTGAAGGAAGTGGCAGAAATCATgaaaaggaaggagcagcaaa tcTAGATAAGAAAACATCAAATCTTACCAGCAATCGCTTTGTTTGGCTTGATGATATCCAGGCTTTCACGGCAGAAACCTTCAGAATAGACAAGAAACCAGACCCTGCAAACTGGGCCTACAAATCCCTGTATCGAGGGGACATAGCAAG ATATAAGAGGAGAGGAGAGTCCTGTCTTGGCATAGATGCAAAGAAACAGTGTATAACTTGGGGCAGCTCTGCATCAAAAAGGAAGCAATTACAGAGGCGACCTGAGCGCTATTTCACAAAGAACAATGTGAAGATGCTGAACACAGATGGGATTCCTGTTTGCAATAAAAGTTCTCCATCTGACCCAACTGCTTTTATACCAGTTTTCCAAATGGAAACTGATGATCCTTCTGACACAACAGACATGAATCCTCTTGGGATTTATGATCCATCAACTACAGTGTGGCTACAAGGAAAAGGGTGCAAGAGTACAGACCATGAGCCTGTAAATATGCAGCAAACAATTCAAGAGCCTGGGATAAACATTAACTCCATTCTAATGACAAAAGTGGAAGAACATAACAAGAAAGTCAGAGAAAACCCAAGAGATATTAATGCTTGGAtggaatttgtttcttttcag gatGAATTAATGAGAGGACCTAGCCCTTATGCCAGTAAAGGAGAGCAGGAAGTAAGAAGAAAATCACTGAAGTTAATCTTAGAAAAGAAACTGGCTATTTTAGAGAGGGCAATTGAAAGCAATCCAAGTAATGTTGATCTGAAACTTGCCAGGCTGAAGCTTTGCACAGAATTCTGGGAACCACCAGCTTTAATCAAAGAATGGCAGAAGCTAATTTTCTTACATCCCAATAATCCAGAGCTGTGGAAGAAATATCTCCTGTTCTGTCAAAGTCAGTTCACtaccttttctgtttcaaaaatcaATAGTCTCTATGGAAAATGTTTGACTACATTGGCAGCTGTACAGGATGGCAGCATGGTTTCACATCCTCTACTGCCTGGCACAGAAGAAGCTATGCTAG CTATATTTATTCAGCAGTGCCACTTTCTGAGACAGGCTGGCCATTCTGAGAAAGCAGTGTCTTTGTTTCAGGCTCTGATTGACTTCACCTTCTTTAAACCTGACAGCGTAAAAGATCTGCCAACAAGGGGACAG GTGGAATTCTTTGAACCCTTTTGGGATAGCGGTGAACCACGAATTGGAGAAAAAGGAGCAAGAGGCTGGAAGGCATGGATGCATCAACAAGAAAAGGGTGGCTGGATTGCTCTTAAGCCTG atgatgatgatgatgatgaagagatAGATGAGGATCAAGAAATAAAGGATAAAAGTCTCCCCAAGTGGCATATTTGGTTGGATTTTGAATATTCTCGTGAAGCAAGGCATTGGTTACCTTGGAGGccagacaaaaccaaaaaggaaactgaagaagACTGTGAGGATCCAGAAAGACAG GTATTATTTGATGATCTTGGACCATCTTTAATCCAGCTTTCTAATCCAGATCTTCAACATCAACTACTGTACTCATTTTTGCAATTCCTGGGAGTTCCATGTACAAGTAAACTCTTTCCTTCCAACCTCTATATTGCCATGGATGAAAATAACATCTTTGAGAGTGTGCTTTCTGATGAAAAGCCACTGACTTCTGTTAGTTTTCCACTTTCTGGATTCAACAGTATTGGTCATATGGACACGATGCTACGAGGGAGACATCACGTAGGCCACTATAAAGAAGGAGAGGAGTTCATACAGAATGTTTTTCATGTTCTATTCCTGctattttcaggaaaggaaaaatctaaCCTGTCCATTTGTTGGTTACAGTATGAAATATCTAAG GTAGTTCAGTGTCTCGAAGCAAAAAATAAGAAGAAGGTGAAAGCACAAGGGAGGAAGAGTAAAAAGTTGGCCAAGAATCTCCTTAAAGAACCTGACAACCGAAACCACCTATCTCTCTGGAAACTGTATGCCTACCTAGAATGGCTGCTTGGCAACATTGATGATGCCAGGAAGGTATTTGACACAGCTCTTTGCACAGCAGGGACAGGAGGATGCAAGagtccccagctctgcagcctcagTCTGCTTTATGCTCAGCTGGAAGCAGAACTACTGGAAAGTACAGAAGGAGCCATTATATCACGTGCTGTTCATATATTGACCAAATTGGCTGAAAGTGGACCATATGTGCCCTATAGTGGACAAGTGTTATCTGTGAATGTCTTGAAAGCTCGTAAAACATATGAGCATGCGCTGCAAGATTATTTAAGTAAAACACCAGTTTCTGATCAGGATCAGGTCAGTGATGCTAATCAGCTGGTTAACTTGGTTGGTTGTTATGCactgttccagtatttgactgTTGGGATTGATGCTGCAGTATTAATATATGCACAGACTTCAGAAAAACTTGAAGCTCCTGGTccacagaaatgtgaaaatactGGAGAGAATTTTGGCATTCAAAATTTTCCCACTGCTCTTGAAGCTATCACACTGCTGCATACGAATTTACTCAGATTCCACATGAAAATTAGTGTTTATCCTTTGAATCCCCTGCGAGAGGCACTAACGGAGGCTCTGAAACGGTATCCTAGCAACCAATCTCTTTGGAGGTCATACATCCACATCCAAAGGAAGTCTCACAGTGCTAGCAAAGCACGAAGGTTTTTTGATGGTGTCACAAGGTCTACTAACTCTTTAGAGCCATGGCTGTTTGCAATCCAAGCagagcagctgagaaaaaaactcACTGAGAATGTCCAGAG ggCAGATGTTGGTGAAATACATTCTACTATTCCTGAAACTGGGTTAACAAATCGGATTGTAGCTCTATTCGAACATGCAGTTCAGAGTGAAAATGGTACCCATTGTCCACTGCTGTGGAGAATGTATTTAAACTTTCTG GCttcactaggaaaaaaagaaaaaagtaaaggatTGTTTTATAAAGCCCTTCAAAACTGTCCTTGGGCAAAg GTGCTCTATATGGATGCAGTAGAGTACTTCCCTGATGATCTGCAAGAGACACTTGATCTAATGACTGAAAAAGAACTGAGAGTGCGGGTACCTGTGGAAGAGCTGGATCTGTTATTAGAGGTTTAA